In a single window of the Leptolyngbyaceae cyanobacterium genome:
- a CDS encoding DUF928 domain-containing protein, producing the protein MISILASQAIDVIYPSFHHTVNIVSIDLAFNSKAFAIEPTTGIQYTPPNRDAPSTTASGGTRSHEGPTILQSDDELPLRGPARRDDMLRRTRGDELPSPPAAPAQAPSLSQECTEKLPIFLVPQDHTGQTTSSRPKFYWYMADPDPVEFSLKKVGTDAPLFTNRLTIPKAGIVETTIGPDQPELTVGQDYFWSVSVNCQTNQGVKKVAVQTAIRRVSPTAQLTRQLNNATSARDRARVYAQQGFWYDALAVLSDASHLSSNQRSIRQDFFSLLDQIGLQNVTAKERESLGN; encoded by the coding sequence GTGATATCAATCCTGGCAAGCCAAGCGATCGATGTAATTTATCCTAGCTTCCATCACACCGTGAATATAGTATCCATCGATTTAGCATTTAACTCAAAAGCTTTCGCGATCGAGCCGACAACAGGTATCCAATACACGCCACCTAACAGGGATGCACCTTCCACTACTGCCTCAGGCGGTACTCGCAGCCACGAAGGGCCGACTATTTTACAATCAGATGACGAATTGCCTCTGCGCGGTCCGGCTAGAAGAGATGATATGCTTCGGAGAACGCGAGGAGACGAGCTTCCGAGTCCTCCTGCCGCACCAGCACAAGCTCCCTCTCTTTCACAAGAATGTACTGAAAAATTACCGATTTTTCTCGTTCCTCAGGATCATACAGGGCAAACAACATCCAGTCGTCCCAAGTTTTACTGGTATATGGCAGATCCCGATCCGGTAGAGTTTTCCTTGAAAAAAGTAGGAACAGACGCACCATTATTTACTAACCGACTGACAATACCAAAGGCTGGCATAGTTGAAACAACTATTGGGCCCGATCAGCCTGAATTAACTGTCGGACAAGATTACTTTTGGTCAGTATCAGTCAACTGTCAGACAAATCAAGGTGTTAAAAAAGTCGCTGTCCAGACAGCGATTAGACGAGTTTCTCCTACCGCACAACTAACCAGACAGTTAAATAACGCGACTTCAGCACGCGATCGCGCTAGAGTTTATGCTCAACAAGGATTTTGGTATGATGCCTTAGCAGTCCTATCCGATGCTTCTCATCTTAGCTCGAATCAGCGTTCTATCCGACAAGACTTTTTCTCTCTTTTAGATCAAATTGGCTTACAAAACGTAACAGCTAAAGAACGAGAAAGTTTAGGGAATTAG
- a CDS encoding universal stress protein: MIKTILVALDSSELSEQVIQTLEEIQLQPATKVILSHVIAPSETDVEWTADRPHPNSEELFYRQIEKQLQSYQPNLPCQSELEIVTGDPAEEIIRLANIYQADLILIGSRGLTGLKRILQGSVSSQVVENAPCSVLVVKPK, encoded by the coding sequence GTGATTAAAACAATTCTGGTGGCCCTTGATAGTTCAGAGCTATCGGAGCAAGTGATTCAGACCCTAGAAGAGATTCAGTTACAACCAGCAACGAAAGTAATTCTTTCTCACGTCATTGCTCCCTCTGAGACTGATGTAGAATGGACTGCCGATCGACCTCATCCTAATTCTGAGGAACTATTCTACAGACAAATAGAAAAGCAATTACAGTCTTATCAGCCCAACCTCCCTTGTCAGAGCGAGCTAGAAATAGTGACAGGCGATCCGGCAGAGGAAATTATTCGCCTTGCTAATATTTACCAAGCCGATCTCATCTTGATCGGTAGTCGCGGGCTAACCGGTTTGAAACGGATTTTGCAGGGTTCTGTGAGTAGTCAGGTAGTGGAGAATGCTCCTTGTTCTGTCTTAGTGGTCAAGCCAAAATAG
- the hisD gene encoding histidinol dehydrogenase, whose translation MLRIITQRTEAEAELRRIRDRTSTDQIIHKEATVREVLQAVKRQGDRAVLHYTEEFDQQTLSPEQLRVSGSELDAAYQQVSKELLEAIRLARTQIEEFHRQRVPKSWVQFKDDEVVLGKRYTSVDRAGIYVPGGRAAYPSTVLMNAIPAKVAGVPRIVMVTPPASQVLRPEEQATDTQGSPSSKGSNTSPAPINPAVLVAAQEAGVNEIYRIGGAQAIAALAYGTETIPKVDVITGPGNIYVTIAKKLVYGTVGIDSLAGPSEVLVIADETANPVYLAADLLAQAEHDPMAAAILLTTDAVLAQKVQAEVEWQLREHPRRILTEKAIAHYGLIVVVESKAVAAELSNEFAPEHLELEVDDPWAMLELIRHAGAIFMGSSTPEAVGDYLAGPNHTLPTSGAARYASALGVETFMKHSSIISYSPTALGKAAKAIDVLATAEGLPSHADSVRLRIPRREPGK comes from the coding sequence ATGCTGCGAATCATTACTCAGCGGACTGAGGCAGAGGCGGAATTGCGGCGTATCCGCGATCGCACTTCCACAGACCAAATTATTCACAAAGAAGCAACCGTTCGGGAAGTCCTACAGGCGGTAAAACGTCAAGGTGACCGGGCAGTTTTGCATTATACTGAAGAATTCGACCAACAAACCCTCTCTCCAGAACAACTGCGGGTGAGCGGCTCGGAATTAGATGCCGCTTATCAACAAGTGTCAAAAGAGTTGCTAGAGGCTATTCGGTTGGCCCGAACCCAAATAGAAGAGTTTCACCGACAACGAGTACCTAAGTCTTGGGTTCAGTTTAAAGATGATGAGGTAGTGCTGGGAAAACGCTACACCTCAGTAGACCGGGCGGGAATCTACGTTCCTGGTGGTCGGGCTGCCTATCCCAGTACGGTTTTGATGAATGCGATTCCGGCTAAAGTAGCTGGGGTTCCGCGCATTGTCATGGTAACCCCACCAGCTTCCCAGGTGCTGCGTCCGGAAGAACAAGCAACCGATACCCAAGGAAGTCCTTCCTCCAAAGGTAGCAATACATCTCCGGCACCAATTAACCCGGCAGTATTGGTAGCGGCTCAAGAAGCAGGCGTAAATGAAATCTACCGGATTGGAGGTGCTCAAGCGATTGCTGCGCTGGCTTATGGGACAGAAACCATTCCCAAAGTAGATGTCATTACCGGGCCGGGTAACATTTATGTCACGATCGCTAAAAAGCTAGTCTACGGCACGGTTGGCATTGACTCCTTGGCGGGGCCATCAGAAGTACTGGTGATTGCCGATGAAACCGCCAATCCAGTATATCTGGCAGCCGACTTGCTGGCTCAAGCAGAACACGACCCAATGGCAGCGGCGATTCTGTTGACTACTGATGCGGTGCTGGCACAAAAAGTACAGGCGGAAGTGGAATGGCAGTTGCGGGAACATCCCCGGCGAATACTGACTGAAAAGGCGATCGCACACTACGGTTTGATTGTAGTAGTTGAATCAAAAGCAGTGGCAGCAGAACTTTCCAACGAATTTGCCCCAGAACACCTGGAATTAGAAGTAGATGACCCTTGGGCAATGCTGGAATTGATTCGTCATGCCGGAGCGATCTTTATGGGTTCCTCCACCCCGGAAGCGGTAGGAGATTACCTAGCTGGCCCTAACCACACTCTACCTACCTCTGGTGCCGCCCGCTACGCTTCTGCATTAGGAGTCGAAACTTTTATGAAGCACTCTTCGATTATTAGCTACTCCCCAACTGCATTGGGGAAAGCAGCTAAAGCTATAGATGTTCTTGCTACCGCAGAAGGTTTACCTTCCCACGCAGACTCGGTACGGCTCCGTATTCCCAGACGAGAACCTGGAAAATAA